The nucleotide window ttttcttttccttgtaaCGCATAAGAGCACATTCCCTGCTAGACGTAGGCAATGAGAAGCTTCCTGAACCAGCGAAGTACCAAGGAGGCTTACCCATTAGAAGCATATCTGACTTTCTACAATTTTGATAGTCTCCAGCATTGCTTTCCCCAGTTACACCAGAGAATGAAAAAGATAGAGATGACTGAACCTTGCATTCTGGGAAAGCACAATCTGGATCTTCTTCTGGATTTGACATCACAGAATCAGCACATACTGCATCACTGCATGGTATTTGCATTTGTTTAACCTGCCCAACTGATGATGCCTGAGATTGGTGATCAGGATTTCATCAATGCTTCTTggttcaaatgaatcaaataaaaataaaacttgcAAAAAGTGAGTGCTAATTTTATTAGTTTCATACTGCAATAACAGACAAAAGCATGTGGGACACATGATAAGCTACTTAAGCAGTACATTTGCAATTAAAAGTCTCAcaggataataaaaaaaataatctaataacAACTCATGATTAATAACTCAAAAGATTAACAAGATATCTGAGATAGTTACATATATCAGTCGGTATTAAGTAAACTAGAATACACAAATCAGCAGAGGAAGCTTCAATTTGGCTCTCACTGTTCTTGGATGCTGTTAATGTATTGAGAGTCTAGCAACGAATGctacaaagcaaaaaaaaaaagtaatctcAGTACCAAAACATGACTGATTAACTCGGAACCTGTACTAGAATGGGTCCATGCATAACAAAATGCTATTCAGGTCAGCTGAATCAGAAAGAAATAGCGCAGTCCTCTTGACTAAGGAGAAACTTTCCACTATCATATAATGCACATGTCTTCCTGGAAATTGGCATCACTGTAAAGTTATGGATGTGTTAGATTGGGTATAGTTTCTATGAGATGTGCCAGTTCTTAAGAAAAAACTTCATAACAACAACTGCAGGATCAGGATTGGTCTATGGCATAAGATCAAAACCAGCAGGACAAGATACATTAAATCTGTATAGCAcagtttttcattttttatatattatgctATGGAATACCTAATTTGTGAATGATGACTCATGAGAGTCACTTAGATGTGCCCTTGGTGAACGGTGAACAGCTCACCTCCTATGAATGCAACAGACAGTGGTACCGGCAGTGACATCCAAGTTTGTACCCCCTACTTCCTCATCCTCCTATGTCTTTCTCTTttgtctcttcttctttctctactTCTTATTATTCTCTTTCTTAGTCAACCAGTAACAATTGGTTAGCAAAGATGGTTTGGGATCAGCCAATTGCAGGTGATTCTGATCAAGTTCCAGCCTGTTCCTTCTATCTCATAATCCAGCCAAAAATCAAACTTTCTTGGCTGAGCTGTGATTGAATTTTCTTGACTGGAAGCTAATCGGCTATAGATGATCCAGGTCAAGATCAGACAATGAGGCAAACCATGCTTCAAATATTAGGCAATAAAGAAGTCCGTCAATATGATCAAGAGGATAAATTAATAAATTGAGATGAAACAAGATGTACTTACTATTGTAAGAGTACCAGGTAGGAAGAATATGTTGATACAAAGTGAAACTCAAACATAACAGATATTTCTCTGAGGAAATATTTGTCTGATTTGTAATTATTCCATCAAGATATTCATCTCTTCCCTGCAATTGATTCCAGTTCCATCAGAAATAACAGTACCTATTTCATGAACTAAGCATTGAAAAGTTTGCAATTACTGAAGATTGTACATTTTGCAATAGCCTAAAACCAATACTTCTTTCCTGCTAGAAAAAAGCTCTATGAATATTCTTTTCCTATGCATGAGAACAGTGCTAAATTTAAACACATATTAGACACTTAACATGCAATCAATGATCTCTGTTGAGACATCCAGTGCATTCAAGTGACAGGCTTCAGGTTCGAGTCCACGTGTTAGCATTATACTCTAGTTAATGTAATGAAAATCTATTCTTAAAGAAAAAAACATGAAATCGATGAAAGCGCTGAGCGGATAAGTGACTACTGCATCTAATAACTAAGAATACATGGAAgtcattttttatatcatttgCAGATGTTATACACCAGGAAGAAGTACCAGGTTATACCTCTGCAGCAAGTTCACCATGGCAAAGGGAACAGGCAGGAGAGTTTTTCTTTCTGTCATAGAAACTATCAATTCCAGCATCATCAAACAGACCCTTTGTTTGCTTATTAGCTGCACCAAAGAGTTCTTCATAATTCTCAAATATCATGTCCACGTCACCAATAGTGAAACCTTCATCGAAGTCATCTTTACTAAATCCAGTATCATTTGTCTCAGGACAATATAACTGCACACAGTTAAGTGATTAAGAGAAATTAGAGCTGCGTTATTAAAAGATCATTTAAGCTATGCTCAAGAATAATCCTAAGAGCGATCATTCTCTTGAAGTTTTCACTGTCAATTGGATAACTACACTGGTCTTTTTATGGTTCCAAAGCTGAATAACTTTCTTTGCAAAAAGGTGTTAATAGATCCACTGCAAATAAGAAGATCAATGCTGTgtaatcaaataattttttttgcaacAACCATCTGGATTGGACTTAAAATCATCATCCTTGCAATCAATACTAACCAGTACAAAGACTATTGGCACTGATCAGCAATGCATACATTTTAAAGAAATTCTTTTTGATGTAATGAATAATATATGGGGACCCCTAATTGAACAATATTCAGCAGATAATAACAGAAGTAATAAAGTGAAAGCTCTTGGGATATCATTAAGAAAAAAGTACATAGGGGATCTTACATTCCAATGTAATTGCTTTGTGTTCAGTCAGAGAAAGGGTACACCACATCTATATGCTTGGCACTGAATTGTGAATATCAATTTGCAATAAAAGAATAATACTGGCTATCGAATTTGTAGAGGTGTCATTTAAGGTGAAAAATAGGATCATTGCATTTCACAATATGAGATATGATAAATTGGCATCTCAGCAGATTCGATGATTCGAAGCTGCCAATATGCATTTTAAAATCCTGATTCACCTTGGGTGTAGTTGAATTCGCAGGATTAGTTGGTTGATCAGCACTATAACACATAGGAATTTCAGATGCTGAAGATGAGCCCTTCCAGAGGTTGCATTTATCAATGGTCATCTTATCATTCATTTTCCAGGTGTTGCCAATATTTGCATCACTACTATCAACTCGAGGTTCCCCACAATTGGTAACACTGTCCTCATTGGTAATCATGAATCCTTGCTCGTAATCAGAGTCTGTCATATGAAGGAACTCAAGGAAGGACCAAATTCTTGAAAACTCTGCTGCTGATGGACAACCTGAGTAGCAGTTGATCAGATGTCTGTTGTGTTCTGAAGCCACGGCTAATCCACCATGAACTTTTCGATCACAATTTCCACAAAGCGATTTATTTTCTTCTATGCACCTTACAACAGCAGGTTGGACAATGCACTGGTCGCATAGAAGCGTACGCAAGTGTCGCAAAGAAAGTGCATTTGCGGAATGAACATTTCGGTCACACGATAAGCACAAGGAAGCTGCATCAGACTGGCAATAGACTACAGATCTTTGCTCTGTGCAGAAATCACAAAGATGGTCCATGCTTGGTTCACTGGAAAAGAAAAAAGACAGCTGACCATATCAACACATTGGGCTTAGGTCTCCAGAACAGTTCAATAATTTACAACACAAATTTCAAGttaaaaacacttcataaacatcatggtcaccagcatccacatgCAAGAGtacaaaaataaatttcttttcaCTGTTAATCACCCAAAATAACCTGCCTATTAAGTTAAAGTATATTGACTCATGATCAACCAAGAATATGTCAGTTCTTGTTTTCTTTTGAAGAAAATGGAATAATTACATTCAAGGATGGATAACACCCGAAGTGAATATCTGATGGCAACAACAGACACGAGAAGAGCCCTGAAATTTTCCAATTCTCTTATTTGGCCACTTACTAGCTCTACATGTACAGAATCTAGTAGCATGATGGCTACTTCAGAACTTGGAGGTTATCAGTGGTATAAATTTTCCCTTATGAGAAACTTACAACCAAAGGCAAATTTGTGACAAAGAAATCAGAAACAGCCAAGCCAACTTGAACAAGCAAAttgcaaaaagagaaaaaagaattattagaactacaaagcactaatggaACTTATGTAACTTTTCAGACCTCAAATAGCAACCTTCAAATGATCTCTGCCCCTatgtttcttaaaaaaaaaaagcttaatcCACGTGACAAACAAATTGATATGAAGAACACACAGTTTTCTCTTTCCCAAATCCTCAGTCCGCAGCTGAATTCTTTGTCATAAACTCACCAAGGTTTCTCTTAGATCCGAGCACTATATGGGCGAAAACAAGTtgcaatttttaagaatttaaaaaagaagagaaggtcTAATAAGTATCCACAAACAACAAACTCTGACTAAGCGAGGAAAGAAAAGAGCATCTGCTAAACTACAACTACTAGATAAGCTCCTCATTTTAACGCAAGTTCTACTCGTGGCGTCGGAATCAACGTCAAAAACCAAGAAAAGACCAGAATATTTACTAATTCTAGAACAAATTAATGTCAAATCAccgaaacaagaaaagaaaaagattaaaCTTTTAATCAAGCAGCTACAACATCTACTCTCGGCAAACGAAGAAAAGACCAGAAAAAGTGAATCTTTGGCACTTCAAGAACAAAAGAGCAATACAAAACCTGAAAGGAACACGAAGATCCGAGAAAATCTCTCACCCCACACAACTACCCAACCGACGCACAAATTACTCGGTCGCTCCTGACGGAAAGATTGCTCCTTTGTCGATTGTAGAGGATATCCGATTCCGTTTTGGCGAGTACAATTGGCAGGATAGACGTGAGATGAGCACAAGAGATCACGCAAGACAAACGGACCACAGGAAACCGAGCGCCCATCGGGCCCCACCGGGCCCCGCCAAAAGAGCGACGCCTCGTGCGCTTTTTCTGTGGCGTTTCCGTAATAAACGCTCGCTGCTGGGTCTAAAAGTAACCTTCCCCCGACGTACAAGGGACGCGACACCACAATGGCGATCTAATTACTAATATACCCCAACCTTGTTACGGCAGTAGCGTTGATAACGAACGAGGGGGACCCGCTCATCACTGGCCGTCCAAATTTGAGATCCTCAAGATCAACGATGAACGACGGCCGATCGCTTCCGATGGGAAAAGTCCGAGTTTGATGTGCAAGGGGCCAATGATGGCGGTTCGATGGGAATCAGACGGCGAGGATGACCGAAGGTTAGCGTGAGGGAGAGGGAAGGGGCAAAGATGGTAGATGCTGCCACGTGACGGAGACCGCGGTGGGTCCCGAGCGGCATGGTTATCTGTAAAGTGCACGGAGAAGGCGTCCTAGCTGTCCACGTTTCGATCCCAGCCGCGGCCATTTTGGTGGGGGCCAAAGGAGATCAGCATGGTCAAGCCACGTAGGCGACCACAGTCACCCTCGTAAATTTCAGGGTTGACATCAGATGTCTTATATATATCTCAACTATGACTTAGCAATTTTTAAGTAcaataagaatttttttatctttatcaaATAATAAAGAATTCTTACTCTGaacatttaattatttattattatcttttggatattctcttttttttttcgaattTTTGAGGGCCCTTTTCGAATTTTAACATCACATATAAAAAGTGGGCCTTTTGCTGATGACGCACAAAACTTAGCGGAACGACGTCTATTCGCGTCCGGGGATCGATTCCACTCCACCGCTCGGCTCGTCGCTCGGGGAAATGGACTTCGACTTCAACACCAccgcctccttctcctcctcggctTCCGTCGCCACCGCCAACTTCACCCTGTCTCCCTTCACCCTAACGCCCCTCCCGCACCTAGCCGACCACCTCACCGACGTCCCGGCTCTCCCCACCCCCATCGACCGTAGCCCCTTCTACCACCCCTCCCCCGGCTTCTACATCGCCCCCTCCGACATCATCCTCCGCCACATCCtcttcgacctctcctcctccgaCTCAACCCCCAGTTCCTGCCTCCCCGCCTACCACCGCGCCGGGCCCCGCCAGACCATCCGCTTCGACCCCGCCGCCGTCCGGGCCGCCATCGTCACCTGCGGCGGCCTCTGCCCGGGGCTCAACACCGTGATCAGGGAGCTCGTCGTGGGTCTGTGGGAGATCTATGGCGTGCGCCGGATCTTTGGCGTGCCCTCGGGGTACCGCGGGTTCTACTCCGCCGATCCCGTGCCGCTGGACCCCAAGATGGTGGATGGCTGGCACAAAAGGGGCGGTACCGTTCTGACCACCTCCAGGGGCGGCTTCAATCTGGAGAAGATCGTGGACGGGATCGAGAAGTACGGGTTTAATCAGGTCAGGAGACGTCCCCAATTCTTAGTTGATGGTGGTGATTAGCTGTATGAATTTGGTTCAATTTCTTTACTTTTGGCGATTTAATTCTTGGTAATATTAGCAGCTCTTTACTTGATAATTGATTAATGCCAAGATCCTTAATGCATGGTGTTCCTTTTTTGGCTTAAAATCCAAGCATTGCCAGGTCAGTGAATAACGAGGGG belongs to Musa acuminata AAA Group cultivar baxijiao chromosome BXJ3-5, Cavendish_Baxijiao_AAA, whole genome shotgun sequence and includes:
- the LOC135637955 gene encoding zinc finger protein CONSTANS-LIKE 9-like isoform X1, yielding MDHLCDFCTEQRSVVYCQSDAASLCLSCDRNVHSANALSLRHLRTLLCDQCIVQPAVVRCIEENKSLCGNCDRKVHGGLAVASEHNRHLINCYSGCPSAAEFSRIWSFLEFLHMTDSDYEQGFMITNEDSVTNCGEPRVDSSDANIGNTWKMNDKMTIDKCNLWKGSSSASEIPMCYSADQPTNPANSTTPKLYCPETNDTGFSKDDFDEGFTIGDVDMIFENYEELFGAANKQTKGLFDDAGIDSFYDRKKNSPACSLCHGELAAEASSVGQVKQMQIPCSDAVCADSVMSNPEEDPDCAFPECKVQSSLSFSFSGVTGESNAGDYQNCRKSDMLLMGKPPWYFAGSGSFSLPTSSRECALMRYKEKKKSRKFEKRVRYALRKARADIRRRVKGRFVKAGDAYDYDPLSHISC
- the LOC135637955 gene encoding zinc finger protein CONSTANS-LIKE 10-like isoform X2, encoding MDHLCDFCTEQRSVVYCQSDAASLCLSCDRNVHSANALSLRHLRTLLCDQCIVQPAVVRCIEENKSLCGNCDRKVHGGLAVASEHNRHLINCYSGCPSAAEFSRIWSFLEFLHMTDSDYEQGFMITNEDSVTNCGEPRVDSSDANIGNTWKMNDKMTIDKCNLWKGSSSASEIPMCYSADQPTNPANSTTPKLYCPETNDTGFSKDDFDEGFTIGDVDMIFENYEELFGAANKQTKGLFDDAGIDSFYDRKKNSPACSLCHGELAAEGRDEYLDGIITNQTNISSEKYLLCLSFTLYQHILPTWYSYNSKYILFHLNLLIYPLDHIDGLLYCLIFEAWFASLSDLDLDHL